Within Caldisericota bacterium, the genomic segment AAACACCTTAAGCAATTTAAGCCAATCATTAGAAACCATTTTCAGCCTTCCTGCTGCCTGTTCCAGTGGAACTGCATCAATTTTGTTGTTAACTATTGCCGCCATTTTTCCAAATTCTCCATTATGCACCATATCTACCGCCTTTACTCCTACACGAGTCCCAAGCATCCTATCAAATATAGTAGGAGAACCGCCTCTCTGTATATGCCCAATCACCGCTGAGCGCGTAGAAATGCCTGTCTTTTCTTTTATGAGATTGGCCACAAACTCACCTGCACCTCTCTTCTGAAGAAGTTTATGTCCAAACTGATCCACTTCGCTATCAGAATCAACAGGAAGTTCTGTTCCTTCAGAAACGACAACAAGCGCATATCCTTTGCGTTTATAACTTTTTTTAAGATGCTCACACATTGCATCAAAATCTGGTTTTTCTTCCGGAAGAAGTACCCAATTAGCGCCACCTGCTATACCTGTAAACAGAGCTACCCATCCTGTATGTCTTCCCATTACTTCAAGTACTATAATTCTACGATGAGAACGCGCAGTATCTCTCAATCTATTCAAGGCATCCACAGCAATGCTCACTGAAGTATCAAATCCAAATGTGTAGTCTGTCCCACTAAGATCATTATCCATCGTTTTTGGTACCCCAACTACATTCATACCTAATTTGTACAGTTTTGATGCTGCACCAAGTGTATCATCGCCTCCAATTGCAATGAGCGCCTCTATCCCAAATTTTTTAAGATTTCCAATAACTCGTTCGGCGCCATTCTCTATAGCAAAGGGATTAGTGCGCGATGTAAATAAAATTGTACCACCATAATTTATAATCTCGTCAACACTTTTTAAGTCAAGTGAACGAGTTAAGCATTCAAGAGGTCCTTTCCATCCCTCTTCAAAACCTATCACTTCATCATTGTAATTAAGCGCTCTATAAACAACTCCCCTTATGGCAGGATTTAAACCGGGACAATCTCCTCCTCCTGTTAAAACTCCTATTTTCATTTTAACCTCCTATTGTCCTAATTATTAATTCCATTGCTGTATCAACGGCTTCTGCGCGAATTTTTCCCCTATTACCAGTAAAATGCTCCTCAATAACAGAAGTATTTCCATTGTAAAAAACAGCAATGTAAACTAAACCAACTGGCTTGTCTTCCTGATTTAAAGGACCGGCTACTCCTGTAAGTCCTACTCCTATATCAGAATTAAAAAGCAAAGAAACATTTTTTGCCAGATAAGAAGCTGTTTCTTTGCTCACCAAACCTCTATTTCTTAATGTACTTTCGGGCACATTTAATATCTTTTCCTTTGCAAAATAACCATATGCTACAATGCCACCCAAAAAATAATCGGAACTTCCGGGAATGTCTGTAATCCTTTTAGAAAACAACCCGCCTGTCAGAGATTCTGCAACAGCAATAGTAAATCTTCTATCTTTTAATAATTTTCCTAATCTTTTTGCTAACATTTTTTCTCCTGTGCAAATTTTACACGTTTTTTTATTTTATGCAACTTTCACAAGGATTCATTAGCGATTTTTTCGCAATATTAAAAAATTCACAATTTTATATAATAATGTATAATAAAGAAAACTAAAAAGGAGAATGAATATGAAAATAAGTGAACTATTCTTGCCAACACTAAGGGAAGTGCCACAAGATGCTGAAATCCTGAGCCATAAACTCATGCTTAAGGCTGGAATTATCAGAAAAATCGCATCTGGTATCTACTCGTACCTACCACTGGGGTTAAGGTCTCTACAAAAAATAGAACAAATCATAAGGGAAGAGATGAATAATGCAGGGGCACAGGAAGTTCTCTTTCCGGCTATACTTCCTAAAGAAATCTGGGATGAAACAGGAAGATGGGAATTGTATGGCGAAGAAATGTTTAAATTGAGAGACAGAAAGGGCAGAGAGTTTTGCCTGGGACCAACTCACGAAGAAGCTGTAGTCGATCTAGCGCGAGGAGAAATCCGCTCTTACAAAGAGCTTCCAAAAACATTCTACCAG encodes:
- a CDS encoding ATP-dependent 6-phosphofructokinase, whose translation is MKIGVLTGGGDCPGLNPAIRGVVYRALNYNDEVIGFEEGWKGPLECLTRSLDLKSVDEIINYGGTILFTSRTNPFAIENGAERVIGNLKKFGIEALIAIGGDDTLGAASKLYKLGMNVVGVPKTMDNDLSGTDYTFGFDTSVSIAVDALNRLRDTARSHRRIIVLEVMGRHTGWVALFTGIAGGANWVLLPEEKPDFDAMCEHLKKSYKRKGYALVVVSEGTELPVDSDSEVDQFGHKLLQKRGAGEFVANLIKEKTGISTRSAVIGHIQRGGSPTIFDRMLGTRVGVKAVDMVHNGEFGKMAAIVNNKIDAVPLEQAAGRLKMVSNDWLKLLKVFLK
- a CDS encoding CinA family protein, with the translated sequence MLAKRLGKLLKDRRFTIAVAESLTGGLFSKRITDIPGSSDYFLGGIVAYGYFAKEKILNVPESTLRNRGLVSKETASYLAKNVSLLFNSDIGVGLTGVAGPLNQEDKPVGLVYIAVFYNGNTSVIEEHFTGNRGKIRAEAVDTAMELIIRTIGG